A section of the Humulus lupulus chromosome 2, drHumLupu1.1, whole genome shotgun sequence genome encodes:
- the LOC133814768 gene encoding LOW QUALITY PROTEIN: proteasome subunit alpha type-7-like (The sequence of the model RefSeq protein was modified relative to this genomic sequence to represent the inferred CDS: substituted 2 bases at 2 genomic stop codons), translating to MERYLSLSTCNYRDDVWDLSTRWGLKKSPLLNFRTVRKIVKLDDHIALACAGLKADARALINKVRIECQSHQLTVEDPVTVEYITCYIAGLQQKYTQSGGVRPFGLSTLIIGFDPYTGAPALYQTDPFGTFSAWKANATGRNSNSLREFLEKNYKETAGQETIKLAISALLEVSNSRXCIFNLVSXNKLIIINDDYAKNKWRDWISSRNNGILSHIYIMLLAAVVYCIWRNRNGCVFYHCSRSASSLAAEVKHLLHHRLISISKKKLSAQDNRLLAQFTM from the exons ATGGAAcggtatctctctctctctacttgcAATTACAGAGACGATGTGTGGGATTTGAGCACGCGATGGGGCTTAAAAAAAAGTCCACTGCTAAACTTCAG AACGGTGAGGAAGATTGTGAAGTTGGATGATCACATTGCATTGGCCTGTGCTGGGCTCAAAGCTGATGCTCGTGCCTTGATAAACAAGGTGAGAATTGAATGTCAAAGCCACCAACTTACGGTTGAGGATCCAGTAACTGTTGAGTATATTACTTGCTACATTGCTGGTCTTCAACAGAAGTATACACAAAGTGGTGGCGTTAGACCGTTTGGGCTTTCAACTTTGATTATTGGCTTTGACCCATACACAGGTGCACCGGCACTATATCAGACAGATCCTTTTGGGACATTTTCAGCCTGGAAAGCAAATGCCACTGGAAGAAACTCTAACTCATTACGTGAGTTTCTTGAGAAAAACTACAAGGAGACAGCTGGGCAAGAAACCATCAAGCTCGCCATTAGTGCTTTGCTTGAGGTAAGTAATAGCAGATGATGCATATTTAATCTAgtttcttaaaataaattaatcatCATAAATGATGATTAT GCAAAGAACAAATGGAGAGATTGGATTTCTAGCAGAAACAATGGAATActgtcacatatatatattatgttgttAGCTGCTGTAGTGTACTGCATTTGGAGGAATCGAAATGGCTGTGTTTTTTATCATTGCTCTCGGTCTGCTTCTAGTTTAGCTGCTGAAGTTAAACATTTATTGCATCATAGGCTTATCAGTATTAGCAAAAAGAAACTTTCTGCCCAAGATAATCGTTTACTAGCTCAGTTCACTATGTAA